The following nucleotide sequence is from Pagrus major chromosome 13, Pma_NU_1.0.
TTTGGCCCCTGGCCCCAATAGGATTTGGGTACACCAATGTGGTTATTGGTTTATTCGTTCAAGGGGTCTTTGACTAAGTCTCAGGGGTCATTGAAGAAGTTCGTTGATACGTTGAAGCCAAATCTACCTGATCTTCATGTGACTGGATGAGTAAAATTCCACAACATGGCAAATAAAAGTGTGTTGATGAACTGTCAGAGCAGGTGTAGTGAAATGTTGAGCAGGAATCCTTCAGCCCACGGAcataaaaagaggaagaaagaggaggttTTCCGAACAGGTTCCTACTGATCGTAGATTCCTCCCCCTCTTCTATCTGTCCTGTTCAGACTTGTCGTCAtaatttctctcctctgtgatgTTCATAAACTCCTGTCAACTCTGAGCCTGAGGCAACAGAAACTTTCCACTACTGACacacagccagacagacagacaggcagaaagaTAGACAGGCAGGGAGAGGGTAACAATTGCAGGAATGATCGAGGGAAGACAGTCAAGAGAAAGGTTTGAAGCAATTTTGGACAATTGTGAGGGGTGCTATGGGTGCCTGAGGTACACATTTCTCAGGATTCATTGAACTAATATATATTTAGGGTCCTTGAAGGATTTTAAAGTACATTAGAGGGAATCACAGTTCCTTGAAGGAGAGTTTTGAGGGTTTCTTTTTGGAATTTTGTAGAGTTATTGAGGATTTTTTGGGATCTTTGGGGGCTTTGGTCACTGGAGCGGTTCCAGTTACCAAAGAGGTTTTTGGGGTTCCTTCTGTGTTCAAGGAGGTACCACCTTGAGGGAGATTCATTGTTCATTGAGGAAGTTTTTGGAAGTTCCAGGTCTCCTTGCAGGGTATTCTGGCGTGAAGCCATGGAAAGGTTGGAAAGGGACCAGAGTGGGGTATTTAAAGAGGTTCTCAGGGACTTAGGTGGTTTTAGGGGATCATTGCCGGGATTTGGTCACTGGAGTGGTACCAGCAATGCTTATGTGGTTCCCAGTGTTACCTGAGAGGTTTTTGGGTTTCCTTTAGTGTTCCAGGAGGAGTTTCATTTGTCCTTGAGGGAGTTTTTAGGAAGTTCCAGGTCCAGGGTGTCAGGGATATGTTGATCTCCTTGAGGTTTAACTAAAACTTAAGGTGGTTTTGCCTGGGTTTGAATATGTTTTAGCATTCCAGGAAGATGGTCAAGAGCAGGAGTAGCTTACATGGTGCCCACAAGCTCCTGGTATCCCGCTGTGAGCATGAGTCGCCTGCAGGGCACCTTAAACCTTAAACCTAGACTGTCTCCTAAAACATGTAGCCTATTAAAGACATACTATTCATCGTTTAACGGTAAACTGAGCAAACATGTACCCCTCCATGTTACTCCATTTCACTGAGGTAGCTCACGTTCTCCAAAGGGTTGGTGACCcttcagaatgttttttttatggcaaTCTAAGTCGTTCTCACATTTATTGATTTTGGGTTTTGGGGAGTTGCAGATGTTCTTGAGGTGGTCTATCAAGGGGCTCCAAGGGACCTTGAAGTGGTTCTCGGAGACGTTGCTGTCTTTTCAGGCATTTAAGTGGTGTCTCAATCTGAAGGTTTTGCAGGATAAACCACACTGTCTGGTTTTGTCCAAAAACCTCATTAACAGGTGAAAATTGCAGGTGAACTGCCCTGATGGTGCCTGAGAGGACAAACAAAGACGTCTCCGCAGAGAGACGGTGATTGTTGGGGGTTAAACTGGATTGGATGTGGTTTCACTGTAACGGACGCGACAGGGATCATACGGGTCGTCTTCTTTAAAGCTGTCAAGATACCAGCATGACAAGCCAACGCAACTCACCTGTAACAACATTCACACCGTCAAACAGTCTCTAAGTCTTTAAGTTGTGTATTTGTAACTCAGAAAACTTTTCTAACAATGAGGGGAGATATCGATTTCTAATATTttatgagagaaaacaaaaaaaaaagtctggaaaAATCCTGAAACAAGTTGATTGAACGGATGTGAAATATCTCGCGTTGGCTTTAAtagttgtttctgtttcaggtGTGTTCTTTGCTGCAggcctcaacacacacacacacacacacacacacacacacacactgtgtctgtctgtctgtctgtctgtctttgtgtaacgTTATGCAAATGTGAGGCCAGCCGTCAGCCCGGCGGTTAGCGGgtggaccacacacacacacaccgcagcaGCTCTGTCAGTCCTGACTGCTGATGTGCCCTTGAGCACCTGACATGTCTCATTCATAAGAGATTAAACTCAGATCACGCGGGACGTGTGCCTAACTCATGCCTACAATCAGCCATCATTAAAACCATTGGTCAATAACTTCCCCCTGGTTTTAGagattaaacttgttttttttatccattaaTTAATAATACTGACTCGTCTATTTATAAAGCTTCCTGCAAAGAAATGGTGGAAGAGCTACTCAGATCTCACGCCTCTTCCGGtggaccccatgggaccttatttcacaAAAACGGAGAgggacaaatcattttttgatccaTGATCCTtgagttgtgccatgaattTCACTTGTGacgtttgtcaatttaaaagatagttttgccaagtcaataaagtcgcagtttgtcgtCAATAAAGCAAcatatcatctagttttgtgttaaaccgctcagtgaactacatcgtaTCGCTCAACATACGTCACcgacaccaacatggccgccaactcaGCACAGAaactaaaaaagatgaaaatcacaataaatctgctcatattgacgactgcagttatgtgaaaggagagttgatcagttctgtgagctgctaatatacaggagcagctttacaatgtttaagttacgggttttggtgagcgttcAACGACGCGTCGTCACTAAcgcgactgttggctgtgtcgtctttcTAATTATGTACgttcacagtcttatatttcattagttttatgacaaactgtgactttgttGACTtagaaaatgatcttttaaattgacaaacatcatataattataataaatatcattcatgacacaattcaatcATCTGAATGTTAAGAAAAATGTCAATGGATTTGTGCTGAAAAGAAAACTGTATTAAAATCCTCTGTTGTCATAAACggattaataaaataaacaccagaGCGGGTCAGCAGTGTGATAAAGCTCCTGTAGCTGAGTGTTCAGTTAGTGCTGACATATTTATTAATGAACCGTCTGTCTGTTGACTCACATCAGAAGACGTGAGGCGTTTAAAGTcacagaagctgctctgttgtttggAGTTTGAGGGAAACTCGATGAAGGTGGAAAAATCCTTATAGGGGCGGTCCGACTGGTACGAGACATGCTGAGACAGGaccactgcaacacacacacacacacacacacacacacacacacacacacacacacacacacacacacacagatgtaatcATACGTTATGGCAGTTATGGTGGTAACCATGacgaaaataataataataacctgtCCTTCACTGATTCAGTGGCACCTGATACACCTGGACAACATGTTGTCAATAAATGATTTACTCCAACAAGAGAATAgtgttaaatttaatttaatgcttttaaaatCAGACTTTGGTTGAAACTtaaatgactgactgactttcAGGTCTTTAAGATGCATTAAAGCAGctgtaaacaacatttttatattaaagcaacattatttttaaccttaaaataacagcgtCAAAATCATTCTGATGGTACGTTGTCTTGTAATCTGGTGaacggtgtctctgtcacttgtttctgcacaaTTTAACCTCAGTGAGAGGGTtggatcacagcgttacacacgtttacttcaacatacaagttttcaacacataacagtGTCATGACGTAATGAcctttgtttgttgttagcacctacattacgtctgacgTTTTGTTCCAGACCTcggatttgtatttacaacagtgatgttgcactcagaaactgtggggggcgccaaatcacacaaaatacaatttctacataatgttgctttcaaGGACCTATTTGTCTCATTCCCAGCccgtcaaaaactgacactttgggatcATAGGACAGGCcggccaccatcccaaagcatcaatGAATTGGGggtgagactcaaaaatcaatttatattacaaataggacctttaaacaaaaaaaacatcagatataatattaaaacactgacagggaacatttaCTGCACCgtgagtacttttactgtagGTACTTAAAGTACATTTGGCTGATAATACTTATTTGTGACTTGCAAATCAATGACTTCATCCCATTTCTAAATCTGTCTTCAACACACAACTGTaatgtatttgatgtgtttttaatctgtccGTCTGTTAGCAGAGAGCTGAGCGGTGACACTGAGCTGTCGCTGGGTTTTCTTACCACCCAGTCTGACATTCAAATCCTGCGGTGTCATAAAAATGACTGTTCGAACCTtcagtcgtgtgtgtgtgtgtgtgtgtgtgtgcgtgtgtgttttgccACCATGCTCTCCATTGATGAGGCATGTGGCAGTAAACAGACGGCACACTTTCAGCACTCCTCCTCGTGTTGTGTCATCAACAGTTTGATGAAAGCTATCAGATCTTGATACGACTGATAGTCAGTcagcacactttaatgtgtgtgtgtttatttagtgtgtttgtgtgtgtgtgtgtgtgtgtgtgtgtgtgaccgcaaatcttgttttctgttgatATATTTGAAACTTTTTActaattgtattgtttttatcttaAACTTCAAACGTGGTGCGTTCAAAGGCGCTCTGAAAGGTGAGATTTGGCAGTTGTATTGATGAGTCTGACGTCGTCCgacacactgtaaaaactgaTGGGAATGTTTGTGACCCCTTCGGCTAAAAACGTTTGTGTTCAGCATGTCAACCCTTGGGTCTGACATGACGACATTAAACGCACCAATatttttaaagaacatttaaacAGAAGTCAAATTTCCATCTGATTCAGCTCAAAGATGTTTTCCAGGTGTCGGTCTAAAGGAAGTCTGGATGATGAATGcgtgttgtgtgaatgtgagatACCTCTCAGCAAATTAGAAGccatgatgatgataatgtggcaaaacatttacataaataaactcATTTTCATTCAGATGATTTTGATTTCaggtcaaatttgtatttttctcctcctgtgCAGGCACTGGATATTTCACGAGACACGTCTGTATATGTACATTTCATTCAATGTCAGAGAAAATTAAAAGCACCTGTACGTTCCACTAAAACAAGAAAACTATTTACATGTGTGGTTTTTAAAGGATGTTtcaacttcaccatcatcaccttTTCTTATTTTACATGTCAATAAActaaaaagttttgtgtttaaGACAAAAGAACTAATTTGAAGGAATcacatactttaaaaaaaatatatattttagaaaatatatatgtatttttcagtgttttcatgaaAACTAAAGCCAATAATTAATTTAGGAAAGTAGTTGCAGCTCAAAAACCACAAACTGGTGAAAGATTATAGCTTCAAATTTTATAAACTTTACACTTCAAAGCTTTTTATCTGCACACACAATCTGTGGTGTGAGGGAATCATTAAACTCTTCAGCTCTGAGGTGTAATTAAGTGCAggtgtcattttaatgtttggTTAGTAAAAGTGTGTTTGGTTGATGCACAGTGCTGCCACCCTGTGGTCTCAGACGGAAGTTCAGCTTCAGAAGATGAGACAACGCTGCCGCCGTGTGGCTGAAACATCAAACTGCAGCGGACTGAAGTGAAAACAGTCGATGATAAAAATCAAGATTTACTGACGAGTCAAACAATATGTCCATGTCAAACATAGTAATTATAGTACAAAtaaaatatagtaaaaatatatgaaaaccAAATTCATCAAAGCAGAACAATGTTTGATAATTCTTCCTTTTAAAGTTCctttattttctaattatttCTTCAAATCTCTAAATTAAATCTAATTAaagtgaatatatatatatatatatatatatatatatttacacatacatgttttccactgtttgtgtttttgcactcCCATCACCTGaagataatatattttatttatagagTTTTTTGTGATACTCACTTTCGATAATTTAAAGTAAAcccacattaaaacaacacattaaaaacgTGATAAAACAGCATCATGGACTAAAAGCAGttaagaaaactaaataaactatttcAATGTGAGCGATCATCAACTTTGTtccttcagtttgtttgtggGGTTTATTGAAACTTGATCCAGCTGATCAGAACtcaaagaataaaaatattctgattctgacaaGTTAAACATTGTAAACACGGTTTCCTAAAATTCTGGACCGCTGCTTTTAAGTGAGGAATGTCGAGAGTCAGTTTGATATTCAGAGCGAAAGAGACCAGAGTCAgttcacatttcttttaattaaaaaacaaacaaacgaaaaCAAGAGTTATGAAAGTTAGAATTTGTAAAATCTAACAAAGATTTCTAAGAAACTTCAGCTGATATGcagtacaaaataaaacatttaacagcagAGACACCAAAACATTGAGTCAATGTTTGGTGACGGGTAATAATCAAATtacaataagaaaaaataaagtttttatgcAAAATGACCAAACTTTTAACTGAGAATCGACAGTTTGCTGACAAACTGTCTTCTGAACTTTATCAATCTGATCAGCTGCACAACTCTACTGTtgtttacttttactgaaaTCGTATCAACATTAATTCatgatttctgtattttgttgaaaaaatagatgaaaatatttcaatatttgaGGTGAAgatgatctgatctgatgaatCTGATCAGATCGGAGCATCATCCACTCGACAGGAAGTGGAACCTCCcctaaacacaacacactgtttatttacataaacaaaaactTGTTTATTAAAACCCTCTTGTTCTTTGTCTCCTCCAGAGTCAGATGGTCCAGGAGAggattagcctagcttagcacaaagactgaagcCCGTTGGCTCCACCTTCCAACAGCTCCAACTGTCTGATCGGCATGTTTGTAAAAAGGAGACGTTGGGGTTTTGTCGGAGCTACCGATGTGAAACGAGGATTGCCTAAAATGccggactgctcctttaaagtgtgGGTTTATTTCAACGAAGGCAGTGACCTCGgagctgctctctgattggctgttgtcTCAGAGCGGTTTGGGCAGGCAggacacctcctccacacactcgTCGTAGGCCTCCTGGTAGTCCTGATGAGGTTTGATCAGGATCACGCAGGTCGGCCTCTTGGAGCCCGCAGACGAACCCAGATCCTGAAAACAGACGAGGAAACTTGCTTTCAGTTGACTGGGACGAAAACATCAgctaaataaatattttacaacaaGACTAGAAGTCACTGTCGTCATTCTCTCAGTCACATGACATTGAAACCCATCAAAATTGTCCAACGAAGGGAAATGTACAGAAATCCACCAAGAAACCAAAGAAGACGCTCCTTTTAATTCAGAACTTCCTTTacaatcttcatgtttttaagttttcctcAGTATCAAAGTAGTGAAGTGACAGTTGTCTGTACATTTGtgagtacactgcaaacaggaactgctaatCGCTAATCCGGCATATTTTTAATGGTGCCAATTTGACTAAATGTGAACAAATACAGGAAAACAGTagagaaaattaaatgaatattagcagttttcactttgcatcatTAGTGCATTTCTGTGGCATTATTAAAACTTACTAAGTCTAATCAACATGGTTCTTATATTCCTGGAGCACTCACGCTCTCATCCATCCACCCATGCACTGATATTAACTCTGTGATGAAAACCtgataataaaacagacaaaaaactcACCACTTTGGAGGGGATGTAGGCGTATGGCAGGTTTCTGTCCTCGCACATGACCGGCAGGTGACAGTAGACGTCGATGGGCAGCGTGTCACCGGCCAACACCACGattctgcagagagaaagatcaataaatacacaaaacacagattaCATCTATGTTGTTAAAGGTTTGTCTACATCAGAGTATGTGGTCAAGTGACGGAACGGCCCATTGTCTAAAAAAGTGTAAAGACATGGCAGACTCACCCTTTCTCTCCTTTGTTGATGAACTTCTGGACCTCTTTCACTCCTCGGCGGATGTTCTTCACTTTGGCAGCTGGAATGACAGAAAAGACCGTGAATACACTGTTCCAGACCTCAATCAAACATCAgtcatttttatataaacacTAACATTTCTATTCATCCTGAATTCTGCTACAAAATTATTCCAGTCAATTCGTGGCACACCAACATGttgctgtctctgtctgcaaCCTGAAGGAGGAAGGGGCATCAGTCACCCCAAAGAAGAAAATGGCTGATCAATAGTCATAATACCAATGATCatcaattaattttaattaaaggaTGTATGCCGAATTAATCACAAGAGCCCGACCATTCGTAAAAGATCTCAATTGATGACCTATGGCCTCTGTAATACCTGCTAAAATGCAAGAAGGCGTTAAATCATTAGGTTTTTCAATCCAGTTTGGCATTTTAccaaagaaaaactaaaacgTGTAGAAAACAGGCCCAGATCGGCAGTGAACTGAACTAAATCTCAACAGCACTCACACATCTGACTTGTGACTGATTAAAAATGACACAGGATCATTTCTAATATTTCTCTGCTGCCAGCACGAGGCAGGAACCGGAACAAACAATCCATTCAAACATTTCCTGACAACACGAGACGCGAATCCTCCACGAGGAAAACGACCCCAAAGTTTCAATGTCCTGTTGCCGAATTATTCAGAAGAATGTAAAGAATCGTGCGATATCTCATTTCTCGACATACCACGTCAGTAAAGTATGCTGACACACAAAAGATCTTAAAAATCGTCATATTTTTAATGGAGATTGGTATTCCCGACCTAGAACCcattaaaacaagaagaaatgAGCAGAGATCGCCGCATGTCAGCAGCCCGGTTAAACTCCCAGCTGTTTATTCTGCGTTTCTCACCTTTCTTGACGCATTTGTAGAGTTTCTTGCTGAGTTTTTTGGAGGCCAGCGGCTGAGAGATCGGGTTCACGTTAGCGATCAGCTCCTGGTAAGTCTTCTCGGTCCCGTTCCCGTCGGCGGCGGCTGCTTCCTCTCCGTCCGCAGCGAccttctccttcttcaccttcGTCATTTCTGATCACGTTTAATAATCGATACGcgttcagttgtttttttttcctgattgaTCCCTGTTAGGCGGTCACAACTCGCTCTCTGCAAAGACACCGAACCACACGTGTTTGAGTCTCTTCTTCCTCCGTTTGTGTGAAGGCGGAACCACAGCAGCGCCGCCAGCGGGCCGGAGGGGAACAGCAGCCcgacctttcaaaataaagggcCGAGCTGTTTGCATTCATCAGGTTGCTTTTCCCCTCATTTTACTAtttgtttactgtttatttattttttctgtgttttacaaTTCGTTCCACactcaaatatatttttcctaATTCATAATATGCATGATCTATGAAGGCTATATTGATTAAattgatttcactttttaatatgtttctgtttctgatgatttttgagtctcattcccaactcgtcaaataatgatgcttccatcccaaagtgtcagtttttgacgagttgggaatgagactcaaaaatctatttttcttacaaataggtctttcaaataaaaacagaaaatgaggtTTAACCTCTGTTAAATTTTGATTTACGGGAGTAGTATTTGcacattttcagatatttttggATAAAATTAAAAGAATCATAATCCTTTACCCTAAAATCTGTAAAACCAAACATTACTGAACATGAAGGAGATTTGTGGGAATACAAAATAGATTGTGTCCATGCTCAGTTTTTATTTCTATGTTAAAGCTTGACATAAAATGATTGTTTCCtggataataaaataaatactttctTAAGATGCTGAAAGAAACATACAAAAGTTTTAGACCATCTACATTTTCTGTAGGTAAACTCCATTTGCTGAGGAAGATCATGTCATATGACCAAAAGCCCCCGATCAGATACTAAATAGGTCTGAGATGAGATtgtcaacaaataaaaactgtccTCACAGGGTCACTCTCTTCATTTCCTTCTGTTCCCAGTGTTGCTTCTCATGTTTAatctctttttaattttcttctttattaGGAAAGACTCTCAGTAAATAAGGTGATTTCTAGTCAGTTTTTTATTGACTTACAATATAAATTAAGGACTTAATAAGTGCAGAAATATAAAAGGAGTACAATGTGTTGTCTggaccaaacaacaaaacataaagaatACTTACAATTAAATACgacaaaaagtataaaaacaaacgtgtttgctaaaaaataaaataaaaacacaagaatcaCAAAAACTGTATAAGTTAATGAATACATGTAAAGTGTACAGAAACATTTaagtaaacacataaacactatTAAACTCATTCAGTTTGAACACTTGAGGATGAAACTGTAAATTAAGTTAACAAAACGTTAAGCCGGATAATAGATGTCATACTTTGTTGGTATTTCCTGTTGGTCAACTCTTGTACGACGACTGATACTGATCTGTATGAGGAAGGGCTGGGAgcggtgatgtcacagtgctgaCGTGTCATCAGCGGTAGATGAGGTCACTGAGCACGGTGGGGAGTTTCCTGCTCTTCATCTCTCTGGACATCTGACACCAGACGCAGGACGTACAGCAGGTGGAGAGCAAACAGTCGCGGCACAAACTGCCCTaaaaacacaagagcaaaaAATATTTGTACAATCTGTGACCAGAAAAACTGCAATGTTTTGGGAACTTAAAAAGTTTTGGGCCTAATACCGACCCCTGTGGGACCCTGTGGCTGTTTGTTATCAAAATAACTTCTTAATGATTTATTATGAAACAATGTGAGAAGTAGACAGAACTCAGACACTGATTATCTTAAAGAGTTTAAAGCCAAAAGGTCACTGGTTTAATCTTTAAAAGAGCGTTGTAGGCTATGAAAAATcgtattaaatgtattaataataCAGAAGCCTTAATTCAGAGCCTCTCAGTCTCCGCAACAT
It contains:
- the nhp2 gene encoding H/ACA ribonucleoprotein complex subunit 2-like protein codes for the protein MTKVKKEKVAADGEEAAAADGNGTEKTYQELIANVNPISQPLASKKLSKKLYKCVKKAAKVKNIRRGVKEVQKFINKGEKGIVVLAGDTLPIDVYCHLPVMCEDRNLPYAYIPSKVDLGSSAGSKRPTCVILIKPHQDYQEAYDECVEEVSCLPKPL